From the genome of Phyllostomus discolor isolate MPI-MPIP mPhyDis1 chromosome 12, mPhyDis1.pri.v3, whole genome shotgun sequence, one region includes:
- the PLA2G15 gene encoding phospholipase A2 group XV isoform X3: MGPHLCLYRAALLPGSLLFLLLLSDPALPTGRPPPVVLVPGDLGNQLEAKLDKPKVVHYLCSKKTDSYFTLWLNLELLLPVIIDCWIDNIRLVYNRTSRVTQFPDGVDVHVPGFGKTFSLEFLDPSKSSVGSYFHTMVESLVGWGYTRGEDVRGAPYDWRRAPTAAPGLEGQVHPCLRGTGCALGGRGQDPARPGLRGQQPDPGH; encoded by the exons ATGGGTCCCCACCTCTGCCTGTACCGCGCAGCCCTGCTACCGGGTAGCCTCCTGTTCCTCCTGCTGCTCTCAGACCCGGCGCTTCCAACCGGACGTCCTCCTCCGGTGGTCCTGG TGCCTGGTGATTTGGGCAACCAGCTGGAGGCCAAGCTGGACAAGCCGAAGGTCGTGCACTACCTCTGCTCCAAGAAAACGGACAGCTACTTCACACTCTGGCTCAACCTCGAGCTGCTGCTGCCTGTCATCATTGACTGCTGGATCGACAACAtcag GCTGGTCTACAACAGGACGTCCCGGGTCACCCAGTTCCCCGACGGTGTGGACGTGCATGTCCCCGGCTTCGGGAAGACCTTCTCCCTGGAGTTTCTGGACCCCAGCAAAAGCAGCGTGG GTTCCTATTTCCACACCATGGTAGAGAGCCTAGTGGGCTGGGGCTACACACGGGGTGAGGATGTCCGGGGAGCCCCCTATGACTGGCGGCGAGCCCCAA cggcagccccaggcctggaaggACAAGTACATCCGTGCCTTCGTGGCACTGGGTGCGCCCTGGGGGGGCGTGGCCAAGACCCTGCGCGTCCTGGCCTCAG